From a region of the Coffea arabica cultivar ET-39 chromosome 3e, Coffea Arabica ET-39 HiFi, whole genome shotgun sequence genome:
- the LOC113736668 gene encoding putative ubiquitin-conjugating enzyme E2 38 isoform X1 gives MLVKKENTNFQFHECLREIDHPVCLFSYAVLVFFGSPQFLVSKQALVLPPSTIFYLLDCSSSHNVRGFPVASRLGDNKVAANTIEFPQFDILSGDSAHSDHYFIHSNKSKKAQGCFNDSTSAVSKKIAKEWKILEKDLPDSIYVRVYEQRIDLLRAVIIGAAGTPYHDGLFFLDIVLPSDYPNQPPKVYYHAHGLRLNPNLYSNGTVCLSLIHTWTGRGVELWTPAKSTILQLLVSIQGLVLNSKPYFNEPGREVGLYSKAERWTKKSTAYNEEVFILSCKTMLYNMRKAPKGFESFVVEHFRARGDFILAAIRAYINGDATVGQYQECVSASLSSVPVSSKFKANLEKMHLDLRSAFHGIDTSPPKMKKLPLEGRREEKEATSDAVKSRSSAKESKQGISSTILKVLKKIFE, from the exons ATGCTTGTTAAGAAAGAAAACACCAACTTCCAATTTCATGAATGCTTGCGTGAAATTGACCATCCCGTTTGCCTTTTCAGTTATGCGGTCCTAGTTTTCTTTGGATCCCCACAATTCTTAGTAAGCAAACAGGCCCTAGTTTTGCCACCTTCAACAATTTTTTATCTATTGGACTGCTCGTCTTCACACAATGTGAGAGGGTTCCCTGTTGCAAGCCGACTAG GTGACAACAAAGTTGCTGCCAACACCATCGAATTTCCACAGTTCGACATTTTATCAGGTGATTCAGCTCATTCAGATCACTACTTCATTCATTCTAACAAGTCCAAAAAGGCTCAAGGCTGCTTCAACGATTCAACAAGTGCCGTGTCGAAGAAAATTGCAAAAGAGTGGAAAATCCTTGAGAAAGATCTTCCTGACTCCATTTATGTACGCGTTTATGAGCAGAGAATTGACTTGCTTCGAGCTGTGATCATTGGTGCTGCTGGAACTCCTTATCATGATGGTCTTTTCTTCCTTGACATTGTTCTGCCTTCTGATTATCCAAACCAACCTCCTAAAGTGTATTATCATGCCCATGGCCTGCGTTTAAATCCCAATCTATATTCAAACGGGACGGTTTGCTTGAGTTTGATCCATACTTGGACCGGTCGAGGTGTGGAGTTATGGACTCCTGCTAAGTCCACCATTCTTCAGCTGTTGGTCTCCATTCAAGGACTTGTGCTTAACAGTAAGCCATACTTCAATGAGCCTGGACGTGAAGTTGGACTGTACAGCAAGGCTGAACGTTGGACCAAAAAATCAACGGCTTATAATGAAGAGGTTTTTATCTTGTCTTGTAAGACAATGCTGTACAATATGCGAAAGGCACCAAAGGGTTTTGAGAGTTTTGTTGTGGAACATTTTCGAGCACGTGGAGATTTTATATTGGCGGCTATCAGGGCTTATATAAATGGTGATGCTACCGTTGGCCAATATCAAGAGTGCGTATCAGCTTCATTGTCCTCTGTTCCAGTGTCAAGCAAATTTAAGGCAAATTTGGAGAAGATGCATTTGGATCTTAGGTCGGCCTTCCATGGGATTGACACTTCTCcaccaaaaatgaagaaattacCATTGGAAGGcaggagagaagaaaaagaagcgaCGTCAGATGCAGTGAAGTCTCGGTCAAGTGCGAAAGAATCCAAACAAGGAATATCAAGCACAATTTTGAAGGTCCTGAAGAAGATTTTTGAATGA
- the LOC113737038 gene encoding calcium-binding protein CP1-like yields the protein MCPTGSVLAAQERGRRSNLRSAFDVLDVDHDGKISRDDLQAFYGGYLAAGTSDIEDDVIGSMISVADANKDGFVEYDEFEKVLGSRNNNNSSSSSKRQEEENGREWSLMADVFRAMDRDGDGKVGHQDLKDYLTWAGFGVNDDDVKAMIRLGGGHENGGGGVSYEGLLKILAI from the coding sequence ATGTGTCCAACAGGAAGTGTTTTGGCTGCTCAGGAGAGGGGAAGAAGATCAAATTTACGTTCAGCATTCGATGTTTTAGACGTGGACCACGACGGAAAGATCAGCCGCGATGATCTCCAGGCTTTCTACGGTGGGTATTTGGCTGCCGGGACGTCGGATATTGAAGATGATGTCATAGGATCCATGATCTCCGTGGCCGACGCAAACAAGGACGGTTTCGTGGAGTACGATGAATTCGAGAAGGTTTTGGGGTCCAGAAACAACaacaacagcagcagcagcagcaagaGGCAGGAGGAGGAGAATGGAAGAGAGTGGAGTTTGATGGCGGATGTGTTCAGGGCGATGGACAGAGATGGAGATGGGAAGGTGGGgcatcaagatttgaaggattATCTAACTTGGGCTGGCTTTGGCGTTAATGATGACGATGTAAAGGCCATGATCAGATTGGGCGGAGGCCATGAAAATGGCGGCGGCGGCGTTTCTTATGAAGGTCTTCTCAAGATTTTGGCCATCTGA
- the LOC113736271 gene encoding GDSL esterase/lipase At4g16230-like encodes MDYLSNRKLAAGILFQLLALFVRLKTCFCEVAPPANFVFGDSLVDVGNNNYIVSLSKANFVPNGIDFGKPTGRYTNGRTIVDILGEEVGIKGFTPPFLAPTTAGPVVLQGVNYASGGGGILNHTGKIFVGRINFDAQLDNFANTNEYIISTIGAPMTMKLLQNALFSVTMGSNDFINNYLVPVVSKVQQNLVSPESFVADLITRYRTQLTRLYNMGARKIVVVNVGPIGCIPYQRAINPSSGKGCVAFPNQLAQLFNSQLRDLVTELRSNLKGSKFIYADAYRIVDDLIQNYISYGFGNADSACCYVAGRFGGLIPCGPTSKICADRSKYVFWDPYHPTDAANNFIAKRLLDGGSGDVWPMNIRQLISSN; translated from the exons ATGGATTATCTATCGAACAGGAAACTTGCAGCAGGGATTTTGTTTCAACTCTTAGCCCTTTTTGTTCGGTTGAAGACCTGCTTCTGTGAAGTTGCTCCTCCTGctaattttgtttttggagATTCCTTGGTTGATGTTGGCAACAACAACTACATCGTGTCTCTCTCAAAAGCTAATTTTGTACCAAATGGCATCGACTTTGGTAAGCCAACAGGAAGATACACAAATGGAAGAACAATAGTTGATATTTTAG GAGAGGAAGTAGGAATCAAAGGCTTTACTCCTCCATTCTTGGCGCCGACAACAGCTGGTCCGGTGGTTCTGCAGGGTGTTAATTATGCTTCTGGTGGAGGGGGGATTCTGAATCACACTGGAAAGATTTTT GTCGGTAGAATCAACTTTGATGCTCAACTAGACAACTTTGCCAATACCAATGAGTACATAATTTCAACAATAGGTGCTCCCATGACAATGAAATTGCTTCAAAATGCACTCTTCTCAGTAACAATGGGATCAAATGACTTCATTAACAACTATTTGGTGCCCGTTGTCTCAAAAGTTCAGCAAAATTTGGTCTCTCCAGAATCCTTCGTAGCAGATTTGATTACAAGATATAGAACTCAACTTACG AGGCTCTACAACATGGGTGCTAGAAAGATCGTTGTAGTTAATGTAGGACCTATTGGATGCATCCCATATCAGAGGGCAATAAATCCATCTTCTGGAAAAGGCTGTGTTGCCTTCCCTAATCAGCTAGCTCAGTTGTTCAATAGCCAGTTGAGGGATCTAGTAACAGAGCTTCGTTCTAATCTGAAGGGATCAAAATTCATTTATGCAGATGCCTATCGCATTGTAGATGATTTGATCCAGAACTACATCTCCTATG GGTTCGGGAATGCAGATTCAGCTTGCTGCTACGTTGCTGGGAGATTTGGGGGCCTAATTCCATGCGGTCCAACATCTAAAATTTGTGCAGACAGATCGAAGTATGTGTTCTGGGATCCATATCATCCAACAGATGCTGCTAACAACTTTATAGCTAAGCGTCTGCTTGACGGTGGCTCTGGGGACGTTTGGCCGATGAACATTAGACAATTAATTTCATCAAATTGA
- the LOC113738040 gene encoding uncharacterized protein — translation MEAEGGDEGIEMVVDSKDLQQQSKALDKLTDRVEDRQLDSTRVQEAMASIAASKEADLQAMRLREKELAAVKINPEHVDIIANELELDKKVAERTLREHKGDPVAAIRALLN, via the exons ATGGAAGCGGAGGGAGGAGATGAAGGAATAGAGATGGTGGTGGACTCCAAGGACCTGCAGCAGCAGAGCAAAGCCCTCGACAAGCTCACTGACCGAGTCGAGGATCGTCAACTCGACTCAACCCGGGTTCAGGAG GCTATGGCGTCAATTGCTGCATCCAAAGAAGCTGATCTTCAAGCCATGAGATTGAG GGAAAAGGAATTAGCTGCAGTCAAGATTAATCCAGAACATGTTGATATAATTGCCAATGAACTAGAG CTGGACAAGAAGGTGGCTGAAAGGACTTTGCGTGAGCACAAAGGCGATCCTGTTGCTGCCATTCGAGCTCTACTTAACTAA
- the LOC113736668 gene encoding putative ubiquitin-conjugating enzyme E2 38 isoform X2, with product MAPGDNKVAANTIEFPQFDILSGDSAHSDHYFIHSNKSKKAQGCFNDSTSAVSKKIAKEWKILEKDLPDSIYVRVYEQRIDLLRAVIIGAAGTPYHDGLFFLDIVLPSDYPNQPPKVYYHAHGLRLNPNLYSNGTVCLSLIHTWTGRGVELWTPAKSTILQLLVSIQGLVLNSKPYFNEPGREVGLYSKAERWTKKSTAYNEEVFILSCKTMLYNMRKAPKGFESFVVEHFRARGDFILAAIRAYINGDATVGQYQECVSASLSSVPVSSKFKANLEKMHLDLRSAFHGIDTSPPKMKKLPLEGRREEKEATSDAVKSRSSAKESKQGISSTILKVLKKIFE from the exons ATGGCCCCAG GTGACAACAAAGTTGCTGCCAACACCATCGAATTTCCACAGTTCGACATTTTATCAGGTGATTCAGCTCATTCAGATCACTACTTCATTCATTCTAACAAGTCCAAAAAGGCTCAAGGCTGCTTCAACGATTCAACAAGTGCCGTGTCGAAGAAAATTGCAAAAGAGTGGAAAATCCTTGAGAAAGATCTTCCTGACTCCATTTATGTACGCGTTTATGAGCAGAGAATTGACTTGCTTCGAGCTGTGATCATTGGTGCTGCTGGAACTCCTTATCATGATGGTCTTTTCTTCCTTGACATTGTTCTGCCTTCTGATTATCCAAACCAACCTCCTAAAGTGTATTATCATGCCCATGGCCTGCGTTTAAATCCCAATCTATATTCAAACGGGACGGTTTGCTTGAGTTTGATCCATACTTGGACCGGTCGAGGTGTGGAGTTATGGACTCCTGCTAAGTCCACCATTCTTCAGCTGTTGGTCTCCATTCAAGGACTTGTGCTTAACAGTAAGCCATACTTCAATGAGCCTGGACGTGAAGTTGGACTGTACAGCAAGGCTGAACGTTGGACCAAAAAATCAACGGCTTATAATGAAGAGGTTTTTATCTTGTCTTGTAAGACAATGCTGTACAATATGCGAAAGGCACCAAAGGGTTTTGAGAGTTTTGTTGTGGAACATTTTCGAGCACGTGGAGATTTTATATTGGCGGCTATCAGGGCTTATATAAATGGTGATGCTACCGTTGGCCAATATCAAGAGTGCGTATCAGCTTCATTGTCCTCTGTTCCAGTGTCAAGCAAATTTAAGGCAAATTTGGAGAAGATGCATTTGGATCTTAGGTCGGCCTTCCATGGGATTGACACTTCTCcaccaaaaatgaagaaattacCATTGGAAGGcaggagagaagaaaaagaagcgaCGTCAGATGCAGTGAAGTCTCGGTCAAGTGCGAAAGAATCCAAACAAGGAATATCAAGCACAATTTTGAAGGTCCTGAAGAAGATTTTTGAATGA
- the LOC113738037 gene encoding uncharacterized protein, with translation MLIGGAAAGGGGGGARWSNKCLILGILILIAMVVKEETSCIGVEAATPKAYVRREAGHLQWHHGAFQDVKDSVRSEVRQMLHSRAEVPFQVPLEVNIVLIGFNGDGGYRYTIDSQKLEDFMRVSFASHRLSCLETGQPLDIEHHIVYNVFPVGQPELIALERALKEAMLPAGTAREADFGREVPLFEVDATVVEAEFQNLYSFLFDMENGGHSVEEMDRPWPTAIFVVNFDKVRVDPRNKDIDLDSLMYGRIAQLNEEELQKQEGDYIYRYRYNGGGATQVWLSSGRFVVIDLSAGPCTYGKIETEEGSVSSKTLPRLKNVIFPRGSNLVSEHSAHDIFVGQLGALIATTVEHVIAPDVRFETVDMATRLLIPIIVLQNHNRYNIMEKGHNYSINIEAIEAEVKKMVHRGEEVVIVGGVHPLHHHEKLAIAVSKAMRGHSLQETKKDGRFHVHTKTYLDGAILKEEMERSADVLAAGLLEVSDPSLSSKFFLRQNWVDQSDSSSDSLLKHKPIWATYGQWGKDKKRRKEMKKQGDLYRTYGTRVIPVFVLSLADVDENLMMEDESFVWTSNEVIIVLQHQSEKIQLSYVSELERRQAIPSQAQRHILAGLASVVGGLSAPYEKASHVHERPIVNWLWAAGCHPFGPFSNTSGISQMLQDVALRNTIYARVDSALHRIRDTSEAIQAFAAEYLKTPLGEPVKGKKNKSSTELWLEKFYKKTTTLPEPFPHELVERLEKYLDNLEEQLVDLSSLLYDHRLQDAHLNSTQIFQSSIFTEQYVDHILAREREQMKCCSVEYRLPVQSSQNFIYAGILLAGFVVYFVVIFFSAPVR, from the exons atGCTAATAGGAGGAGCAGcagcaggaggaggaggaggaggagcaaGGTGGAGCAACAAATGTTTGATATTGGGGATTTTGATATTAATAGCGATGGTAGTGAAGGAGGAGACTAGTTGTATCGGGGTTGAAGCGGCAACGCCCAAAGCTTATGTGAGAAGAGAAGCAGGGCATCTGCAGTGGCATCATGGAGCCTTTCAGGATGTCAAAGATTCCGTCCGATCTGAAGTCCGTCAAATGCTGCATTCTCGCGCCGAG GTTCCGTTTCAAGTACCCCTTGAAGTAAATATTGTCCTCATTGGTTTTAATGGTGACGGAGGCTATAGGTATACCATTGATTCTCAAAAGTTAGAGGATTTTATGAGAGTCAGTTTCGCATCTCATAGGCTGTCATGCCTTGAGACAGGCCAGCCTCTTGATATAGAGCATCACATCGTGTATAATGTATTCCCT GTTGGGCAGCCAGAACTTATCGCCCTTGAGAGAGCATTAAAAGAAGCAATGCTTCCTGCTGGCACAGCCAGAGAG GctgattttggaagggaagttccTTTGTTTGAGGTGGATGCAACAGTTGTTGAGGCAGAGTTTCAGAATCTGTATTCCTTCCTGTTTGACATGGAAAATGGAGGACATTCTGTGGAAGAAATGGACAGACCTTGGCCAACtgcaatttttgttgtcaattttGATAAG GTAAGAGTTGATCCAAGGAACAAGGATATCGATCTTGACAGTTTGATGTATGGAAGAATTGCACAGCTAAATGAGGAAGAGCTGCAAAAGCAAGAGGGTGATTACATCTATCGATATCGTTATAATGGAGGGGGAGCAACTCAGGTTTGGCTGAGTTCTGGCAG GTTTGTTGTGATTGACCTCTCAGCTGGCCCTTGCACATATGGAAAAATTGAAACTGAAGAAGGAAGTGTTAGCTCTAAAACACTACCTCGATTGAAAAACGTCATATTTCCAAGAGGATCAAATTTAGTGAGTGAGCATTCTGCACATGATATATTTGTTGGGCAGCTTGGTGCTCTGATTGCTACCACAGTTGAGCATGTTATTGCTCCGGATGTTAG GTTTGAAACTGTTGATATGGCAACGAGGTTGCTTATACCAATAATTGTCCTCCAAAATCATAATCGTTACAATATCATGGAGAAAGGCCACAATTACAGTATTAATATTGAAGCTATTGAGGCTGAG GTTAAGAAAATGGTTCACCGGGGTGAGGAAGTAGTAATAGTAGGAGGTGTACATCCGCTGCATCACCATGAAAAGTTGGCTATTGCTGTTTCAAAAGCAATGAGAGGGCATTCCCTTCAAGAAACCAAGAAGGATGGACGCTTCCATGTGCATACAAAGACATATCTGGATGGTGCTATTCTGAAAGAG GAAATGGAGCGGTCAGCTGATGTCCTTGCTGCTGGCCTACTCGAGGTGTCTGATCCATCCCTTTCAAGCAAATTTTTCCTCAGACAG AACTGGGTGGATCAAAGTGATAGCTCAAGTGATTCCCTACTAAAACACAAACCTATCTGGGCTACTTATGGCCAATGGGGAAAGGACAAGAAACGGAGAAAAGAGATGAAGAAACAAGGGGATTTGTACCGGACCTATGGAACTAGAGTTATTCCAGT CTTTGTTCTATCACTAGCCGATGTTGATGAAAATCTTATGATGGAGGATGAAAGTTTTGTATGGACAAGTAATGAAGTAATTATTGTCCTTCAGCATCAAAGCGAAAAGATACAGTTGAG TTATGTTTCGGAATTGGAAAGAAGGCAAGCTATTCCATCACAAGCACAGCGACATATATTGGCGGGGCTGGCTTCTGTTGTAGGCGGATTGAGTGCACCATATGAAAAGGCGTCTCATGTGCATGAAAGGCCCATCGTAAATTGGCTCTGGGCTGCTGGTTGTCATCCATTTGGACCATTTTCTAATACTTCAGGAATTAGTCAAATGCTGCAGGATGTTGCACTG AGGAACACAATCTATGCACGTGTTGATTCTGCCCTTCACCGAATAAGGGATACATCAGAG GCTATCCAAGCTTTCGCTGCAGAGTACTTGAAAACTCCTCTTGGTGAACCGGTGAAGGGTAAAAAGAACAAGTCAAGCACTGAGCTCTGGCTGGAAAAGTTTTATAAGAAAACTACCACCTTGCCTGAACCGTTCCCGCATGAATTGGTTGAGCGGTTGGAAAAGTACCTGGAT AACCTTGAAGAACAGCTTGTTGATCTGTCTTCCCTACTTTATGATCATCGGCTACAAGATGCACACTTGAATAGTACCCAGATTTTCCAGAGCTCCATATTCACCGAGCA GTATGTGGACCATATTTTGGCCCGTGAGAGAGAGCAAATGAAATGTTGCAGCGTTGAGTACAGACTTCCGGTGCAGTCTTCACAAAACTTCATTTATGCTGGAATTCTCTTAGCTGGTTTTGTTGTATACTTTGTTGTAATCTTCTTTTCAGCACCAGTTCGTTAA
- the LOC113737028 gene encoding probable pectinesterase 67: protein MPSSSSTLPWAKNVAYVHFLVMSVLIADAVHCSLDRNVIDSNLLTQKIGTSRTTIVDISGQGDFRTIQAAIDAVPEGNSNWTIIHVRKGVYREKVHIPRNKPYIFLRGNGKGKTSIVWSQSSVDNYQSAAFLVESHNFVAFGISFKNEAPTGIAYTSRNQSVAAFAGADKVAFYHCAFFSSHNTLFDYKGRHYYDNCYIQGSIDFIFGRGQSMFHNCEIFVIGDKRAEIHGSITAHSRRSAGENSGFVFVGGKIYGVGSLYLGRANAPFSRVVFANTYFSRTIVPQGWTNWSYAGSPDRVYLAEYKCHGPGSASKDRAKWSKQLDDKEVAPFLSIDYINGKQWLPAWL from the exons ATGCCTTCATCTTCTTCAACACTTCCCTGGGCAAAAAATGTTGCCTATGTACATTTTCTAGTCATGTCTGTCCTCATTGCAGATGCTGTACATTGCTCCTTGGACAGAAACGTGATCGATTCCAATCTCCTGACCCAGAAGATTGGTACCAGCCGAACAACAATAGTTGATATTAGTGGACAAGGAGACTTCAGGACCATTCAAGCAGCAATTGATGCTGTTCCAGAAGGCAATTCCAATTGGACCATTATTCATGTGAGGAAAGGTGTTTACAG AGAGAAGGTGCACATACCTCGTAATAAACCCTATATATTCTTGAGAGGCAATGGAAAGGGTAAGACATCCATCGTTTGGTCTCAGAGCTCTGTCGACAACTACCAGTCCGCTGCTTTCCTTGTTGAATCACACAACTTCGTTGCCTTCGGTATTAGCTTCAAG aatgaagctCCAACTGGGATTGCTTATACCTCACGTAACCAGTCAGTTGCAGCATTTGCTGGGGCAGATAAAGTTGCATTCTACCACTGTGCATTCTTTAGCTCACACAACACTCTCTTTGATTACAAAGGCAGGCATTACTACGACAATTGCTATATTCAGGGTTCCATCGATTTCATATTTGGACGCGGTCAGTCTATGTTCCAT AACTGCGAGATATTCGTGATTGGAGACAAGAGGGCTGAGATCCATGGATCCATCACAGCTCATAGCAGGCGAAGTGCTGGTGAAAACAGTGGTTTTGTGTTCGTTGGAGGGAAGATCTATGGGGTTGGTAGTTTGTACTTGGGTAGAGCTAATGCACCCTTTTCTCGAGTTGTTTTTGCAAACACCTACTTCTCCAGGACCATTGTGCCTCAAGGATGGACGAATTGGAGCTATGCTGGCAGTCCAGA CCGTGTATATCTTGCAGAATATAAATGTCATGGTCCAGGGTCTGCTTCAAAAGATCGAGCTAAGTGGTCAAAACAGCTCGATGACAAAGAAGTAGCTCCTTTCCTCTCTATTGATTACATCAATGGCAAGCAATGGCTCCCAGCATGGCTATGA
- the LOC113738038 gene encoding probable enoyl-CoA hydratase 1, peroxisomal isoform X1, which yields MAGTSSENLIVVNRGQGGVAVVTINRPKSLNSLTRQMMKDLAKAFKSLDAEESVRVIILCGSGRSFCSGVDLTAAEDVFKGDVKDMESDPVAQMERCKKPIIGAIKGFAVTAGFEIALACDILVASTDAKFMDTHARFGIFPSWGLSQKLARVIGPNRAREVSLTATPVTAEEAEKWGLVNHVVEGSELLKKARQIAEAIIKNNQDLVLRYKSVINDGFKQDLAHALVLEKDFMYAVDWHISSGKLIGGTVDKLLYSENDLIFCSVTCFAQERAHDYYNGMTKEQFKKMQEFIAGRSAKKSPSKL from the exons ATGGCGGGCACATCTTCGGAAAACCTGATAGTCGTGAACCGAGGACAAGGGGGCGTCGCTGTCGTCACAATTAACCGTCCCAAGAGTCTGAACTCGCTCACCAGACAGATGATGAAGGATCTTGCCAAAGCATTCAAGTCGCTAGACGCGGAAGAGTCAGTTCGGGTTATTATTCTTTGCGGGTCAGGTCGATCATTCTGTTCTGGGGTGGACTTGACTGCTGCGGAAGATGTCTTTAAGGGGGACGTCAAGGATATGGAATCCGATCCAGTTGCTCAAATGGAGCGTTGCAAGAAGCCCATTATAGGAGCCATTAAAGGGTTTGCTGTCACAGCTGGGTTTGAGATTGCTTTGGCTTGTGATATTTTGGTTGCTTCTACAGATGCTAAATTTATGGATACCCATGCCAG ATTTGGAATATTTCCTTCATGGGGTCTATCTCAGAAGCTTGCCCGTGTCATAGGGCCCAATAGAGCCCGTGAAGTATCTCTGACTGCAACCCCTGTAACTGCAGAAGAAGCTGAGAAATGGGGTTTGGTAAATCATGTAGTTGAAGGAAGTGAACTCTTGAAGAAAGCTCGACAAATAGCAGAAGCCATTATTAAGAACAATCAAGACCTTGTCTTGAGGTACAAGAGTGTTATAAATGATGGATTCAAACAAGACTTGGCTCATGCCCTTGTGCTAGAAAAG gaCTTCATGTATGCAGTTGATTGGCATATTTCCAGCGGCAAATTGATCGGTGGCACAGTTGACAAACTTTTGTATTCTGAAAATGATCTAATATTTTGCTCTGTTACATGCTTTGCTCAGGAGAGGGCGCATGACTATTACAATGGAATGACTAAGGAGcagttcaagaaaatgcaagaattcaTTGCAGGTCGGAGTGCAAAGAAATCTCCATCCAAGTTGTAG
- the LOC113738038 gene encoding probable enoyl-CoA hydratase 1, peroxisomal isoform X2, translating to MAGTSSENLIVVNRGQGGVAVVTINRPKSLNSLTRQMMKDLAKAFKSLDAEESVRVIILCGSGRSFCSGVDLTAAEDVFKGDVKDMESDPVAQMERCKKPIIGAIKGFAVTAGFEIALACDILVASTDAKFMDTHARFGIFPSWGLSQKLARVIGPNRAREVSLTATPVTAEEAEKWGLVNHVVEGSELLKKARQIAEAIIKNNQDLVLRYKSVINDGFKQDLAHALVLEKERAHDYYNGMTKEQFKKMQEFIAGRSAKKSPSKL from the exons ATGGCGGGCACATCTTCGGAAAACCTGATAGTCGTGAACCGAGGACAAGGGGGCGTCGCTGTCGTCACAATTAACCGTCCCAAGAGTCTGAACTCGCTCACCAGACAGATGATGAAGGATCTTGCCAAAGCATTCAAGTCGCTAGACGCGGAAGAGTCAGTTCGGGTTATTATTCTTTGCGGGTCAGGTCGATCATTCTGTTCTGGGGTGGACTTGACTGCTGCGGAAGATGTCTTTAAGGGGGACGTCAAGGATATGGAATCCGATCCAGTTGCTCAAATGGAGCGTTGCAAGAAGCCCATTATAGGAGCCATTAAAGGGTTTGCTGTCACAGCTGGGTTTGAGATTGCTTTGGCTTGTGATATTTTGGTTGCTTCTACAGATGCTAAATTTATGGATACCCATGCCAG ATTTGGAATATTTCCTTCATGGGGTCTATCTCAGAAGCTTGCCCGTGTCATAGGGCCCAATAGAGCCCGTGAAGTATCTCTGACTGCAACCCCTGTAACTGCAGAAGAAGCTGAGAAATGGGGTTTGGTAAATCATGTAGTTGAAGGAAGTGAACTCTTGAAGAAAGCTCGACAAATAGCAGAAGCCATTATTAAGAACAATCAAGACCTTGTCTTGAGGTACAAGAGTGTTATAAATGATGGATTCAAACAAGACTTGGCTCATGCCCTTGTGCTAGAAAAG GAGAGGGCGCATGACTATTACAATGGAATGACTAAGGAGcagttcaagaaaatgcaagaattcaTTGCAGGTCGGAGTGCAAAGAAATCTCCATCCAAGTTGTAG